From Armatimonadota bacterium, a single genomic window includes:
- a CDS encoding iron-sulfur cluster assembly scaffold protein gives MFGPIAADHISSPRNAGSLEDATHFGQCGIPGEGPYVQVWLRVEDGRIVRASQQTNGCPAQIASASVTSQLLVGRTLEQARLIEPNDILLILGGLPDGKDHCPEMAVSALRKALGGDAQ, from the coding sequence GTGTTTGGACCGATTGCCGCCGATCACATCTCAAGCCCCCGCAACGCCGGGAGCCTGGAGGACGCCACGCACTTTGGACAGTGCGGCATCCCCGGCGAAGGACCCTACGTGCAGGTGTGGCTGAGAGTCGAGGATGGCAGGATCGTCCGTGCCAGCCAGCAAACGAACGGCTGTCCCGCTCAGATCGCCTCGGCGAGCGTCACCTCGCAGCTTCTGGTCGGGCGCACCCTAGAGCAGGCCAGACTGATCGAGCCAAATGACATCCTCCTCATTTTGGGAGGGCTTCCTGACGGCAAGGACCACTGTCCAGAGATGGCGGTTTCGGCGTTAAGAAAGGCGCTTGGGGGAGATGCTCAGTGA